The following DNA comes from Calorimonas adulescens.
GAATTGCCGGATAAGCAGTAGAAATATATGCCCTTGATGTACCTTCGTCCCTAACAGCGCCAGAAGCAATTATTAAATCCCCTTTTTTCAGGTCACTCTGCAATGCCCCACAGCTCCCGATGCGTATTAAGGTTTTAACCCCTATTTTACTCAATTCCTCAACCGCAATCCCTGTGGAAGGGCCGCCAATGCCTGTTGAAACAGCCATTACTTCAATGCCCCTGTATGTACCGGATATGCAGTAATACTCCCTATTGTGAGAAAGTTCCTTTACGTTTTTAAGATAATCTGCAATCCTTGTCACTCGCCCAGGGTCACCAGGAAGTAGGGCATATTTTGCAGCATTTTTGCTGCTAAGCCTGATATGCGGCTGTAAAATCTCACTCATTTGTTCTCTTCTCCTTTTTCTAATTTTTGGTTCTATATTACGGCAATGATAATCAGCTGCTCTCACGATTTATCCATATCAATTATTATACATTTTTATTATATCATACCTTGTTGTATTATTTTACCATAACTTCTTTTAATATGCCATGTATACCTCTATTTTTATATACATGGCATATGGCAGGACATTTGCAAAGCGTGCCGGCGGAGAGGTCAGTTGCCCAATACGCCACAAAGATTTTCCCCAGAAGAGCTTATATACGGTAATATAAAAAGATGTATAGAACCTTTTGCCGGCAGTGGTGCAATTTTGTCTGAGGAGCTCTACGGCGATTGTTATAGATGCAGGGTGCAGGTCAGGCGTATAACAGACCACAATGGCAAACGGAGATGGCTTATAAGTGAAATGTTTATCACAAATTATGTATCTGAAAACGAAAAAGGATACACTTGTATCCGTATCCTTCAAAATTGCATAAAAGAGTACTGCCTTTATCTATATCTCCCCCTGTAATACTGCCCTGCTATTATATCTCCATCCTTAAGCTCATGAGCAGCATATACAGGCCAGTATGGCTGCCTCAACAGTACTCTGCCCAGTGCCACCATATCTGCCCTCTGGTTTCCTATTATCTCTTCCGCCATGTCTGGGCTGGATATCAAGCCTACAGCCACAGATGGTATTCCTGTTTCTCTTTTTACAGCCTCGGCATATGTGATCTGATAACCAGGATAAAGATCTATCCTTGGGGATAATAGGCCACCTGAACTGCAATCCACAATATCCACAAGGTCTTTCACAAGTTTTACTATCTCCACTGTCTCATTTATGTCTATACCACCATCAACAAAGTCAGTAGCAGATACCCTCATAAAAATTGGCATATTATCGGGTATGTTTTTCTTTACCTCAATTAATACTTCCCGCAAAAATCTCACTCTGTTTTCTCTGGAGCCACCATACTCATCACTTCTTGTGTTAGAAAGTGGCGACAAAAATTCATGAATGAGATAACCATGAGCTGCGTGGACCTCTACAGTGTCATAGCCAACTTTGACAGCTCTTGCGGCCGCCATGCCAAAAGCTTTAATTATATCTTTAATCTCATCTTTAGTAAGCTCTGACGGAACAGGATATTCATCACTCCACTTCATACTTGAAGGAGCAACAATCCTTTCGTATTTCACCTCACACTTCCTGCCAGCATGGGCAAGCTGTACGCCCATTTTGCATCCAGTAGAGTGCACAAAATCAACAATCTTTTTAAGCGGTCCTATCTGAGAGTCATCCCAGAGACCAAGGTCATTGGCAGTAATCCTGCCGCGCCTCTCCACTGCTGTCGCTTCCTGCATGATAAGCCCTACGCCGCCTATAGCCCTCGTGCCGTAGTGAACAAAATGCCAGTCATTGGCCTGGCCATCGTCACCAGCCGAATACATACACATAGGAGACATCATTATACGATTTTTAAGTTTGAGTCCCTTAATCTCATATGGTGTAAAAAGCTTGCTCATACAAAACACCTCCATATACAATTTTACCTCATTTAAGCTATGATACAAAAATATAGCCCGACCAAACCGGCCAGGCCAATGATTAGAACAGCAAATCTCACGCCTCATTACCAGTAATGCTGGCTTTAAGACCTCTCCTTGAATACCTTATAAGGCTCAAGGCAAATCTCACAAAAAGATCCAGCGTCATAGATATCCATACACCAACTACATCCATACCCAAAAATCTGGTGAGCAAAAAAGCAAGAGGCACCCTTACTGCCCATAGCCCTGTCCCAGCTACAATCATAGGCGCTTTTGTATCACCTGAACCTCGCAATGCTCCATTTATGACACCTGATAGATTTTGAGGAAGCTGCGCTAAGGCCATAAGCCTCAAGTATATGCAGCCGAGGTCAATTACCTCTTTTTCATCAGTAAGAATGGTCATAAATATCTGGGGATAGATAAAGAGCATGGCAGCACAGAATATTGTAACTATACCTGTCCAAAGTGATATCTCTCTTACATACTCCCCAGCCGCTTTTTCATCTCCTGCTCCTATGCTTTGTCCAACCAGTGCAGTAGATGCTATGCCAAAACCTTGAGCCGGCATATACGATATGGACTCAGCCTGGATGCCAAGCTGATGGGCAGCTAATGCCACATCACCAAACCCTATGACAATAATAGTGAGCACTGTGTGCGCTATCTGCCAGAAGACGGATTCCATTGCAGTTGGTATACCTATATGAAGGATCTCGTATGCCTCTTTTATCCTTAATTTTAAATTCTCCATACTAACATATCCATTCATTATTCCATTGTCCCCAAACAGTACATAGAAGTCAAGCATAGTACCCACACCCTGAGCTATTATCGCAGCCATTGCTGCACCTTTAATTCCAAAAGCTGGAAGTCCAAAAGGCCCAAATATAAAAATATAACCTGCTGCGATGTTTACTGAATTAATAATAAGTGCAATATTCATAGGTGTTCTGGCGTTCCCCATTCCCCTCATAACACTCCCTGATATGAGGACAATGACCATAAATGGAAGACTGTACACAATAGTATTCAAATAAATAACGGCATCAGATAGTAACTGTCCCCTTGCGCCCAATCCTATA
Coding sequences within:
- a CDS encoding nucleoside phosphorylase, producing the protein MSEILQPHIRLSSKNAAKYALLPGDPGRVTRIADYLKNVKELSHNREYYCISGTYRGIEVMAVSTGIGGPSTGIAVEELSKIGVKTLIRIGSCGALQSDLKKGDLIIASGAVRDEGTSRAYISTAYPAIPDTDVLFALIESARRLGYPFRYGLIRSHDSFYVDEEDEIDDFWRNKGILGADMESAALFVIGGLRGLKTGSVLNVITEYRGDLKEDINQYAEREDMSMEGERREILTALEAFVRIDRMNP
- the namA gene encoding NADPH dehydrogenase NamA gives rise to the protein MSKLFTPYEIKGLKLKNRIMMSPMCMYSAGDDGQANDWHFVHYGTRAIGGVGLIMQEATAVERRGRITANDLGLWDDSQIGPLKKIVDFVHSTGCKMGVQLAHAGRKCEVKYERIVAPSSMKWSDEYPVPSELTKDEIKDIIKAFGMAAARAVKVGYDTVEVHAAHGYLIHEFLSPLSNTRSDEYGGSRENRVRFLREVLIEVKKNIPDNMPIFMRVSATDFVDGGIDINETVEIVKLVKDLVDIVDCSSGGLLSPRIDLYPGYQITYAEAVKRETGIPSVAVGLISSPDMAEEIIGNQRADMVALGRVLLRQPYWPVYAAHELKDGDIIAGQYYRGRYR
- a CDS encoding MATE family efflux transporter — protein: MNKKVMRAKIFAMVWPAAIEGVLQMTVGFIATAMVGHIGVTAIGAVGLTNRITQMVWAMYNAVTTGATILVAQRYGAKDIEGVKKTAMQALVIGITAIIILCGIIIFAGRYFLIGLGARGQLLSDAVIYLNTIVYSLPFMVIVLISGSVMRGMGNARTPMNIALIINSVNIAAGYIFIFGPFGLPAFGIKGAAMAAIIAQGVGTMLDFYVLFGDNGIMNGYVSMENLKLRIKEAYEILHIGIPTAMESVFWQIAHTVLTIIVIGFGDVALAAHQLGIQAESISYMPAQGFGIASTALVGQSIGAGDEKAAGEYVREISLWTGIVTIFCAAMLFIYPQIFMTILTDEKEVIDLGCIYLRLMALAQLPQNLSGVINGALRGSGDTKAPMIVAGTGLWAVRVPLAFLLTRFLGMDVVGVWISMTLDLFVRFALSLIRYSRRGLKASITGNEA